One Rhinoraja longicauda isolate Sanriku21f chromosome 19, sRhiLon1.1, whole genome shotgun sequence genomic window, ccctcaatgtctttaagtccaccttgtgcgggtaacagtctctgagggcctgccataccctcggtctgactaggtcaaatgactggccatcaatcatcgggttatttgcgttttttatcccagccatttcaaacagctctgctaatttcgtggttcccattaccttcaccagtagtgccttcaaatctcccatagccaataaccgtcccatagtttcctcctcaaaggccctaatccattttcctgccccgtcatatatgttgggcaaggcgtttctcagcccttctaggtctcgggtcacccaaggaatatactgggtttgtcctgcctttttcagaagtaatggcatcattctccccctcagttCCTGTATCCCGTTTGGcatctcttgttgtggttctacctgtatgctttcccacctcattcttctctgggtatacccctggctttcctttctttctctttccatatctttttccatctccctcatctctatctctaagcgcttcatggatgcctctatttcccttctacactcccttgttctttccccatcactttctaattgtgcttcattctcacagttttgccttctctctgatgcctgctgattactcgcctgtgtttctgcgttgctgtatccctcatactcctcatttgctgcctgactggtctcataaatctttctgtccctgaggtcctgcagccttctgatgtctgcttctcgttcccgtgcttcttgcttcatcctttccttttctcgctgcccccttctgtctatattcctttatgtcttgctcatcattTCAAACtgcgacttctccctctatctccactatccctttcaccaaaaggcactgctttattccgtcctggctggaatagggagggggatacccagggtcccttaggctggggtacagagttgattttttctcctgaagctcctgactttcatgctgtttttcgggtttttcacccttgtttggggtggtattcttttcctggtatgctttcctcagcctctctcctattctaaacaatttaagcacgtctagttctttttcctttttcgttactcggatttctgatttatccttaggcctatagttcttaattaacacttccatttcatcacacgtGTTTGTATcaaacgtgccttccttgggccatttcgtagccaattttttcgtccttttttcccatttttcagaatgttttttaatatcctctttggatacggggaatttcttacttagtagttcaactgcagttattgtattcattgtactcgtcttattttagtgcacttggtcagtccgtttaaatgcagtccttgttctcactccgttccatctctatggtcactatactacctactacgctatttctatcttctacagttctactatattcctttaatattttgcaattttattttttaatgttatccaattattccaattctggttctgcccgtacagacccgtactcacttagggcggtatccacagatcatctgatcctgcccgtacagacccctagctaaacacagtggtatccacaggacgccttatCTTACTTGTGCAGATCCCTAGTTaattagagcggtatccacaggacgttttatcctgcccgtcCAGACCACTAGCCaaccagtcccctatcctcttagggcggtatccacaaggtCTTATTGACGTCACACAATCTTACTCGACTATTAtccacttaccccactgcgcagccttctcaagcaatcctccgggtctcatttaaaaaaaagtaatttaacgataggttctgttggatcggagaggcccttggaccgcctgggcgcccctgtgccaccagtggtccccgttttcaacaggctattagtccaaataaagcggaaaacaacctactttttttgtttttgtgggTGGCCACCCTTTCTCCTGTTGTCccggggagcccctgacgggcttggaagcAGTTATGGAGAACAGGAAATGGTGCCATCTTAGATcagtcaggatcacattgaatggtggagtcggcctgaggagtggagcctactcctcctgctattttcttgtgatctttaGTTTTTTTCATACCTACAGCATAATAAACCTTACACAGAGTTGAATGCGGCAAAGATTGACAATCCTTGTCCCTGCGACAATGATTTTGCTGTGCGGTGTGAGATTGGGTAGTctaggcctgtgtactcgagCGTTTGGGTGTATTAGAGGAGATCTCGGTGAAACACAGAGCccttacagggctcagtgggatggatgcagggaggatggttcccctgtcagatGGGTCTGGAGAGCGagcactctctcagaatgtgggccgcaccgtgtaggacagagataaggagacattactgcacgcagagactgaggaacgaccctgcaccggtggctgtggagtcattcagtgctcttggacctgagagccatggttgtacattacagaggctggcccttcggcccattgtgtccatgaccatcttttcccagttatactaatcgatttgcccacattccatcggcattcttctgcacctcaaCTATTTAAATATCTCCTATATAGCGAtgatatctcactccaccacatcctctgtagcatgttccagatatcacccactctcagtgtaaatctatgtactaaacctctcgtttgtttgtttgttcgttcctgaactacagacaaaaaggtacacgatagtgcgacaattttaggcccaccttacttaccgtcgtccctttggtgcgaatggaaagaGTTTAattgaaatgggtgttatattttttaagttattcacattttaaagtttaaatttatctcccagggaggtgggagggaggggggaggagagggtgctgcatcaatgcaggagaggtttgggcccaacttggtctagtaaaacctaaatctcagatatactttaaaattccttgctctcaatataaacctgcactctcgtgatttgatatctCTGAATGcaaataaggtttagataattaccctgcatcctgctgtAGACTTTGACAACATTTCccactatccacaatttttgcttcctccacaaacttactaatcacacctcccacattcacatccaagccatgatcatataacatgaacagcaaaggttgcagcaccgatctctgctgcacaccaccagtcacagatctccaagcagaaaaatcacccttctaccgctaccttctacctccaaccaccaagccaattgtacatccatttcaccagctcgccttggctcccacctgccttcgctttctggaccaacCTTACACGCGGAatattgtcaagtccctcagtgaagttcatatattggttcacaatgagatcagtgtgttagttgtacacacccatcaaatccacccgtgaatgcgctctctttcaacgaccccacaaccacaagtctccacccattctgtctAACACctgatcattcaacctctgcttccttccacagtccaagccaaccctccctctctctcaccctccactcaaagaaacaggggcaggtcatctggtcCCTCACATCTGcccccattcactatgatcatggcaatTCCACcccacacctctacctcctctttaacaacctcaaattacagCTCACCTCAATCTCCACTTGCTCCAAACTGCCTCCAaatctgaataacccgcttcattcccccatcaccaccgcaatctcgcaatcctcctcactctctgcactcgtccaccctcccctcctctcgaaattcccctctccatctctggataaaaactcCGGGGAAGATGTCTTTTGTCCACCCGCTGTGGTCGGagtgaaaccccgggcaaggattcagttgtccgcccgcctgtgcctgaggccgagcggcctctcccccggtcccggggccgcgctgcccgagtctccccccgacccccggggactctctgattctctgcttctccccccagtctccgtcaccctggatgtggaaacagcgggtccggggctcgaggtgtctgaggatcggaagagggtgagatggacctggtcccggaggagtctccctgacaccgggaagaggtttacagtcagtcggtgtgtgctgggatcggagggattcacatcggggagacattactgggaggtggaggtggcggggagtgagtggtggagtctgggagtcgccgcagagtctgtggagaggaagagactggTCACacagaccccggagactggagtctggagcatcgggcggtggggtgacgagtttgatgcattcacctcccctccatcccgtctccccgcccgtcccatccccgggagggtgggagtttatctcagttacgagtccgggacagtttcattttacgacgcggacaccaagtcccaaatccacaccttcactgggaataaattcacggagaaactttatcctttcttctggatgggggatggaaactggctgagaatctgctccggttccgctccgggtgtgtaaaagggtcgggtcccgggaccggcgtcaggagcggggctcaggggctgtggggcagaagcccggtggacaacaggtcggcgctgaacggctcccatttaatccccaaattccgcgtcgtaaaacccccagtgagcgcggaaataaaaccaggggggatgtaaatgtgggaaaagagaaataaacagcaagtggaatcagagctgtcgatccgttcatttcaacgcgttaactgcgtccgtcaacggaacagaaatccttttttgtaattttgtgtcttgttgcttttattttcgtatggctttatggtaattcgcatatcactgtaccttaattggtacacgtgacaaaaaaatacctttgaaatctatatctctaaaacttactaaagcttacttggagaatttaatgcttttaaactagCTCTTGTTCATACCTTATCTCTGTTTCTGATTATCGTGTAATGAGGATctgtgatgaatgaatgaatgaatgaatgaatgaatgaatgaataaaattttattttcattcaaaactatacagacgagtgcatatttgaatgaaattccgttgcaactggcttcaatgtaacaccaaataataaaaattgattaaagaaaaataaataaataagtgactcgcatataaaataatggcggtggatcattgtgaattcaagagtctgatggctcgggggaagaagctattgcagaacctgactgttctgctccgtatgctgcagtacctttgaccagagggcagcagggtgaacagtccatgatggagatgggtggggtctttaataatgttgttggccttggacaagcagcgtttgtgtgcaatgtcctggatggaaggaagtcaagacccgatgattttctcagccgtcctcaccactctctgcaccgaCTTCCAggctgaggctttgcagtccccagaccagacagagatgcagttggtcagtatgctctctatgatgcccctgtagaaagtggtgaggatgggatgggggaggtgtgctcttgTCATCTGGCGCAGAAAGTGCAAATGCTGCTAGGCTCTCTTGACTAGAGctgcagtgtttagggaccaggtcagactgtctgtgatctgcacccccaggaacttagtgctactgactacctccaccgcagtgtcactgatgtggagtggtgtgtgcctgcaacgttttctcctgaagtcaacgatgatctcctttgtttttgcgacattcaggaccagattactcatgttgcaccagtccaccagttgtttcacctGTAAGCCAGTTCTTTGTCGTCCCGGATAatgcccaccactgttgtgtcatccgtgaACCTCATGATGTAGTTTGTACTGAACCTGGCACAACAGTCGTGGGTCATCAGGGTAAACAGCAGTGGACTCAGGACACAGCCCTGAGGGGAACCGGTGCTCAGAGAGATGATGTTGGAGATGTTGTTTCCAACCCGCACAGACGGGGGTctgtcagtgaggaagtccagtagcCAGTTACACAAAGGGGTGCTCAGGCCCAGTGGACACAATTCTCTtaacacagtagcgcagcggtagagttgctgctttacagcgaatgcagcgccggagactcaggttcgatcctgactacgggtgctgtactgtaaggagtttgtacgttctccccttgacctgcgtgggttttctccgagatcttcggtttcctcccacactccaaagacgtacaggtatgtaggttaattggctgggtaaaatgtaaaaattgtccctagtgggtgtaggatagtgtaaatgtgcggggatcactgggcggcacggacttggagggccgaaaaggcctgtttacggctgtatatatatgatatgatatgaagtgctgagggatgatcgtgttgaatgctgaactgaagtCCAAGAACAGCATTCGCACATATGTGTTCTTGTCCTCCAGATGTGCCAGGCTCAGGTGGAGTGCAGAGGATATGGAGTCCTCTGTGGAGCGGTTTGGCCGGTAAGCAAACTGCAACGGGtcaagtgtgggggtggggggggggtgtctggagatgatatggtccttgaccagcctctcgaagcacttcatcattATGGGAGTGAGTGCTACAGGGCGGTAATCGTTGAGACAAGTGATTGTGGATTTTGTTTGGCACTGGTATGATGGTAGCAGTCTTGAAGCACGATGGGACAATAGCGTGGATCAGCGAGGTGTTGAAGATGTGAGTGAGGACATGTGCCAGCTGATCAGCACATTCCCTGAGCACCCGGCCTGGTATGTTATCAGGGCCTGCTGCCTTCCGTGCGCTGACTCTTCTTAGGGTCCTCCAGACATCTGCTGTGTCGAGACTGAGTGCCTTGTCATCATGGTGAGGAATAGCTTTCCTCGCAGGTGTGATGTTGAGCGCCTCGAACCGTCCAAATTATTTTTTGAGTTCATTGAGAAAGTTTGTGCTGTCTTCACAGGGCGGTGGAGTCGTCTTATAGCCTGCGATGGTTTGGATTCCCTGCCACATGCGCCTGGTGTTCATGGGGTCATGAAGGAAACTCTGGATTTCCTGACCATGGGCACGCTTTGCTCGCCTGATGACTCGGTTCAGGTTGGCTCTTGCTGATCTGAGTGCCACCATGTCACCGGATTTAAACGGAGGAGTTTAACCACGTCTCTGTCAAGATCAGGGCGCAGCAGTTTCTCATCTCCCGTTTGGTTATTAAATCCAGCTTCAGATGGTCCAGTTTATTCTCCAAGGGGCGGACGTGAGCGAGCAGAATAGATGGAAGGGGCGTTCTGCAGGGGTTCGCCTTTAGCTTCGCTGTTAGCCCTCCCCGAGTGCCGCACTTCTGCCTCCTGTCGCACCGCCTCCGTCTTCTCCGACAGCGGCTCGGGCTGGGAGGAGACTCGGCAGGTTTGTCGGCCGCCGGTACCAGCCGACGTAGCAGTCCCAGGCTCCGTAGAGTGGCCAGATCCATGGTTGCTGAACTGCTGGATGAACGGAATTCTAGCACAAACTGACAATCATATACTAGTTGTACTTTGGTACAATGAACATTTACTCCTGAAATCTCTGCTCTAAGTGAGTTATTTACGGCTAAATCAGGATGCCAtctgccagcctgattctctcctcactgaaacctcaatcatcccctctaacatcttcagactttaaactcaaagcttgtcaccgactgcttgctgaagatagacacaaaaggctggagtaactcagcgggacaggcagcatctcgggagagtaggaatgggtgacgttttgggtggagtcccttcttcagactcaatcttcggtttaaaccagcatctgcagttccttccaacgcacgggtcgattctgaccgtttgaagatgggtcttttttttaatttttaatttatttaaattttaacaaaacaaatacatgtatgaactcatagtacgcgatggtaacTACATTAttaattcgattatacatttaaattcgattatacttgtattgttctgtattatctccccacccacaacccccctcccccccaacccccagttagaaaaaagaggaaaaaggagaagaagaaagataaagaaataaaaaaaaaaattttaaaggtaagaaagaaagaaagaagaaagaagggaacctggagacaagaaggaaacacttctggctaattttttattaaattctttttacgggtatcaaaacaatcctgaagttaaatatttccaattcttaatcctagttttaaagtgaatgagtTTCAAATaaaaatcatatttatctctcagattataagtagctttttctaatgggatacaactacgcatttctgcataccatcttgcaattcttatttcattgtgatctttccaagtgaccgccacacatttttttgctattgctattgctattttgagaaatttttcctgatatttatctaaaattaatcttggtaatattcctttagtatctcccaataaaaacaaccttgaatccaatggtatggtcttattcatcaattgttccaaaaagttttttaggtctttccaaaaaggagttaccttaggacatgcccatgtggagtgtaaaaaaagtacccacatccttgttgcatctaaaacaaatttcaggtaaatttggatttaaattgtttaattttttcggagttaaatatagttgatgtaaaaaattgtattgtactaaactatatctcacattaatagtatttttcatactttcccaacttggttcatcaatgctaatattcagatctgtttcccatctttgtcttgatttttgaattcctgtctttggactagatttttgtaacaatttatacattgaagatataattttttagttcccttgccctgaaccaaattaaatgattgagaagattggccatttgtcaccactttggctttaggttgtttataaagagcttttacccagttaatgaaaccatttcctaatccgtacttctaatactttaaattaaaaatcccattctaacctgtcaaacgccttttcagcatctaaagcaactgctacgctcaattcttttcttttctgtgctaaatgtaaaatacttataaatcttgctacattatcagatattttcctttttttgacaaatccagtttggtcctctttaaccagctttggtaaatattctgccaatctccttgccaaaagtttagcaactattttataatctgcattcaacaatgatattggtctataagaagatgcatttaaagggtctttccctttttttaaaattacggttataattgccagtgagaaggattctggtactgtagaagttttttccgcttgatgtatcacttccataaatactggtaacaacaaatctttaatttttttatagaactcaggcgggaaaccatcttcccctggagatttattacttggtaaagaatataatacttcctccacctctctcaaagtaaaggaggcatttagtcccatctgctcctcattagagattgttggtaattgtatcttggataaaaaattatttatcttaatttcatccttttcagattcagaatggtacagattagtgtagaattgcttaaatacctcattgatttctctaggtttataagtaataatgttttgatctgttctaattgaatttattgttcttgatatttgttcttctttcagttgccatgccaataccttgtgcgctctttctcctaattcataatatctttggttagttcgtaatattagtttttcttttctgtaagtatgtaaagtattgtattgaaattttttatttgcaagttgtgtttttttcgtatctgaagaagttttctgttgtctttttctaatacggtgatttctttttctaatctttcagattccttcctatagtctttctttatcttagatgagtagcttataatttggcctctcaaataagccttcattgcatcccatacaataaatttatcatcaactgaatttaaatttgtttccaaaaataattcaatttgtcctcgaataaaatcacaaaagtcttgccttttcaatagtaaagagttgagtctccatctatagactgactgttttttatctggcatcgtaattttcattaataatggtgagtgatccgataacaatctagccttgtaatctatttgtattattctacccattaattgagctgaaatcaaaaatagatctattctagaatatgtatcatgtctattggaatagaaggagtagtctctttccctgggatggcttttcctccaaacatctattaaattgaaatttccattaaattcaaggttgtcttcgctgctcttgtccttgtccttgatgatctatccattactggatctaaacaaaaattgaaatctccccctatcaatatattttcatgtgcttccgccagatttaaaaaggtaccctgcacaaacttctcatcatctatatttggtgcatatatattcattaaggtccacaattctgagaaaatttgacaatgtactattacaaatctacctactgggtcacttacaatattttgtatcttaattggtagctttTTCTTAAATAAAATAGCaatccctcttgcttttgagttaaaagaagatgcgaccatacttcctacccaatctctctttaacttttgatgctctttttccgttagatgtgtttcttgcaagaaagctatatctacttccaattttttcatctgtgttaaaattctcttcctttttatcggtccatttaacccattcacattatagcttaaaaaatttaatgtcttatccattcattcctttttttttctttcttttttttctcttttccttttttttttcatttttccttaccttgatacctcttccggtatttacattgtgccgtatttcagtgagctcccctccatagtccaggtataaaaacagaaaagaaataagaaagatagagaaatagaccctccctctaatgttgttaataaatagattagcaacattacccccctctattatacgaggtgtggtccacaccacacttgtgcccatgattatggtggagcatccacattctccaaccccccgatatatcaagtacttctaaaaattaacaatccttaatacagttaatcccctctatagtatacagatattattaataatcaatcattcatgaatcttcttaagcatttctcgatggcaattcttccgcatactcttctgctttgacaaagtctttaaaaaaattattttctccagtgttgatcataatcttcaaagtagccggatgcagtaaaataaacctatagcccttcttccatagaatattttttgccttattaaattctttttttctgctcaacaaggcattactgatgtctgggtaaaagattattttagtaccttcatgttctatcgggtttccctctcttatattattcccgactgttttgaaaatcaattctcgatcttggtatcttaaaaaattaatcaacacagatcttggcttttgattagccgagggtttcggtcttagagccctatgtgctctttctatttacatccgaccttgtttatctattcccagagtggtcactatccaatcttgaaaaaagttaattgggtcttccccctccactccctctggcaaaccaacaattttaacattatttctcctgctatagttttccaaggcatccaacttctccgccgtctttttgctttcaattgctgctacagtaatactgtcttcatttttttccactctagattttaacatttcatttgccatttgcatattatccactttatttgtcactgtttgaaatttctcctccatttttttcaaagccttacgaaatttcttgttatctctcctcattaatttgt contains:
- the LOC144602867 gene encoding zinc-binding protein A33-like, which gives rise to MMDQVKSSIQSLTKYKSGIQQMEQQQKEKISGVLEQSHNLQSKITSEFAEMHQILSEKEQRVLIDIREEEKKILNAMEKNLREIEENLNSIQEELCKLQQQMDQKDSVVFLKLLNIRRVRDEAKPLSVVDDALPIEKFNCPVSLNTAFKETSNDFKQVSVTLDVETAGPGLEVSEDRKRVRWTWSRRSLPDTGKRFTVSRCVLGSEGFTSGRHYWEVEVAGSEWWSLGVAAESVERKRLVTQTPETGVWSIGRWGDEFDAFTSPPSRLPARPIPGRVGVYLSYESGTVSFYDADTKSQIHTFTGNKFTEKLYPFFWMGDGNWLRICSGSAPGV